A window of the Myxococcus virescens genome harbors these coding sequences:
- a CDS encoding ribosome-binding factor A: MSSSRNRRTSSSRHLRVQSHLSQEVSRTFRGELSDPRLEGVALTSFELSPDGRLVRIGYTVTPEAAAAGLRPLQAALEGASGYLRSQLAEHLDLKRVPQLRFIYIGVSEHTPGAAEEGES, encoded by the coding sequence ATGTCCTCTTCCAGGAATCGCCGTACCTCGTCATCGCGCCATCTGCGCGTGCAGTCCCATCTGTCCCAAGAAGTCTCCCGCACCTTCCGGGGTGAGCTGTCCGACCCGAGGCTCGAAGGCGTCGCGCTGACGTCCTTCGAGCTGTCGCCGGACGGCCGCCTCGTTCGCATCGGCTACACCGTCACGCCCGAAGCCGCGGCTGCCGGCCTTCGTCCCCTGCAGGCGGCGCTCGAAGGCGCCAGCGGCTACCTGCGCTCGCAGCTCGCGGAGCACCTCGACCTCAAGCGCGTGCCGCAGCTTCGCTTCATCTACATCGGCGTCTCGGAGCACACGCCCGGAGCGGCGGAGGAGGGCGAGTCATGA
- a CDS encoding RtcB family protein translates to MMPRLLPPAPGCRPILVWARALPPGAEKQLRHIASQPYVVEHVAAMPDLHVATGIAVGTVFATEHHVVPGALGGDLGCGVSAWRFPLTSGLPGRDVLERVLSQWAERIPVGDAAHRGRGLPLPPALESPPLSTQKLRHAWERLAPRHLATLGGGNHFLELDRDADGALWLLLHTGSRGVGAAIADHHGRVARALGEGGLPALDLHTAEGAACLADTQWACRFALANREAIAARALDVLEEALGVAADPASAVDVHHNHVAQEEHGGRMLWVHRKGAVGLQAGQRGLIPGSMGTASYVVEGRGEPRAFRSCSHGAGRVLTRAEARARIRPAALEHVLRRVVYDKGRAAALVEEAPAAYRDITEVLEDEADLVRPLLRLTPLAVLKG, encoded by the coding sequence ATGATGCCCCGTCTCCTTCCGCCCGCGCCGGGCTGCAGGCCCATCCTCGTCTGGGCCCGAGCGCTGCCTCCCGGCGCGGAGAAGCAACTGCGTCACATCGCCTCCCAGCCCTATGTCGTGGAGCACGTGGCCGCCATGCCGGACCTCCACGTCGCAACCGGCATCGCAGTGGGCACCGTCTTCGCCACCGAGCACCACGTCGTACCGGGGGCCCTGGGCGGAGACCTGGGCTGCGGCGTGAGCGCCTGGCGTTTCCCACTCACCTCGGGCCTTCCCGGACGGGACGTGCTGGAGCGTGTGCTGTCTCAGTGGGCCGAGCGCATCCCCGTGGGTGACGCCGCTCACCGGGGCCGGGGGCTGCCCTTGCCCCCCGCGCTGGAGTCACCACCCCTGTCCACCCAGAAGCTGCGCCATGCCTGGGAGCGGCTGGCGCCCAGACACCTGGCGACGCTCGGGGGCGGCAACCACTTCCTCGAACTGGACCGGGATGCGGACGGGGCCCTCTGGCTGCTGCTGCACACCGGCTCGCGGGGCGTCGGCGCGGCCATCGCGGACCACCACGGGCGGGTGGCCCGGGCGCTCGGGGAGGGCGGCTTGCCGGCCCTGGATCTCCACACCGCCGAGGGCGCCGCCTGCCTCGCCGACACGCAGTGGGCCTGCCGCTTCGCGCTCGCCAACCGGGAGGCCATCGCCGCTCGCGCGCTGGACGTCCTGGAAGAAGCCCTGGGCGTGGCCGCCGACCCCGCGTCGGCCGTGGACGTGCACCACAACCACGTCGCCCAGGAGGAGCACGGGGGCCGCATGCTGTGGGTCCACCGCAAGGGCGCGGTGGGGCTCCAGGCCGGCCAACGCGGGCTCATCCCGGGTTCCATGGGGACGGCGTCCTACGTCGTGGAGGGCCGGGGCGAGCCGCGTGCCTTCCGTTCCTGCTCACACGGGGCGGGCCGCGTCCTCACCCGTGCGGAGGCACGGGCGCGCATCCGCCCGGCGGCGCTGGAGCACGTGCTGCGCCGCGTGGTGTACGACAAGGGGCGCGCCGCCGCCCTGGTGGAGGAAGCGCCCGCCGCCTACCGCGACATCACCGAGGTGCTGGAGGACGAGGCCGACCTCGTCCGGCCGCTCCTGCGCCTGACACCGCTCGCCGTCCTCAAGGGCTGA
- a CDS encoding glycosyltransferase family 87 protein: MGVEWCRCPPHPSLPMTAVAPGPSGSESPPPAAGEGTSIGVSARWARWAWWLVLAVLAVAAIAVGQHPRRGVDFRVYLMAAERFWEATDIYRLSDGHMPFKYAPITAPLFLPFTLLPARAAVALWNLGSIAALAAVARLTMRATPSSGEATPWAWAPALTTLALLPAFTFELFYGQVDAVILLLILLCTLGAERGQVWRPGAAFAVAFLLKPPAALVGLFFLWRRHWRVIGATAVVGGVLTLPTLARYGWDGTLVQFQLWSDTLARTTPPWALQSNTQGLPTALLALVYPPDAVVPPGDMSLAQAVALVLFVAAVVWARPGPADLIAVCCLGVTLLSPLAWRANYVLAWPLIRAAVESRHRPNLVLVALIALTGLLVSDSGLGAEWSRHVLLWRPFALVYTALLIALLSQMRRMGAPRAVADADAVSRLPRCFGGGLAP, from the coding sequence GTGGGCGTGGAATGGTGCCGCTGCCCACCCCACCCCTCCCTACCGATGACCGCCGTCGCCCCGGGGCCCTCCGGCTCCGAATCCCCCCCACCGGCCGCGGGTGAGGGGACATCCATTGGAGTGAGCGCGCGCTGGGCGCGCTGGGCCTGGTGGCTCGTGCTGGCCGTCCTGGCCGTGGCCGCCATCGCCGTGGGGCAGCATCCCCGCAGGGGCGTGGACTTCCGCGTCTACCTCATGGCGGCGGAGCGCTTCTGGGAAGCCACGGACATCTACCGCCTGTCCGACGGCCACATGCCGTTCAAGTACGCGCCCATCACCGCGCCGCTGTTCCTTCCCTTCACCCTGCTCCCCGCGCGCGCCGCCGTGGCCCTGTGGAACCTGGGCTCCATCGCCGCGCTCGCCGCCGTGGCCCGCCTCACCATGCGCGCCACGCCTTCGTCGGGGGAAGCCACGCCCTGGGCCTGGGCGCCCGCGCTGACGACGCTGGCCCTGCTGCCGGCCTTCACCTTCGAGCTGTTCTACGGCCAGGTGGACGCCGTCATCCTGTTGCTCATCCTCCTGTGCACGCTCGGCGCCGAACGCGGACAGGTGTGGCGCCCTGGCGCCGCCTTCGCCGTCGCCTTCCTGCTCAAGCCGCCCGCCGCCCTCGTCGGCCTCTTCTTCCTGTGGCGCCGGCACTGGCGCGTCATCGGCGCCACCGCCGTGGTGGGCGGGGTGCTCACCCTGCCCACGCTCGCCCGCTACGGCTGGGACGGCACGCTGGTCCAGTTCCAACTGTGGAGCGACACCCTGGCGCGCACCACGCCGCCCTGGGCGCTCCAGTCCAACACCCAGGGCCTGCCCACCGCGCTGCTGGCGCTGGTGTACCCGCCCGACGCCGTGGTGCCCCCCGGTGACATGTCGCTGGCGCAGGCCGTGGCGCTGGTCCTCTTCGTCGCCGCCGTGGTGTGGGCAAGACCCGGGCCGGCGGACCTCATCGCCGTGTGTTGCCTGGGTGTCACCCTGCTGTCACCGCTGGCGTGGCGCGCGAACTACGTGCTGGCCTGGCCGTTGATCCGCGCCGCGGTGGAGAGCCGCCACCGGCCCAACCTGGTGCTGGTGGCGCTCATCGCCCTCACGGGTCTCCTGGTCTCTGACTCGGGACTGGGCGCGGAATGGAGCCGCCACGTCCTCCTGTGGCGCCCCTTCGCGCTCGTCTACACCGCGTTGCTGATCGCCCTGCTGTCGCAGATGCGCCGCATGGGCGCACCGCGAGCGGTGGCGGACGCCGACGCCGTGTCACGCCTGCCACGTTGCTTTGGTGGCGGGCTCGCGCCGTGA
- a CDS encoding ankyrin repeat domain-containing protein encodes MSLFDAVLAGDRDAVESHLSAGADPNPFDEEGRTPLMAAARAGRADLVQRLLEAGADPELTDSIGESALIMAAAHGHTEVCQWLMPHARADDQDLARTLLSGLGITDLRLDAPPPPDNSFRRKLASAGAYVSGKLGDDGATKRLERVLRSEKQRKP; translated from the coding sequence ATGTCCCTCTTCGATGCCGTGCTGGCGGGCGACCGTGACGCCGTGGAGTCCCACCTGTCCGCTGGAGCGGACCCGAACCCCTTCGACGAGGAGGGACGCACGCCGCTGATGGCCGCGGCCCGCGCGGGGCGAGCGGACCTGGTGCAACGCCTCCTGGAGGCGGGAGCGGACCCCGAGTTGACGGACAGCATCGGCGAGTCCGCGCTCATCATGGCCGCGGCGCACGGGCACACTGAGGTCTGCCAGTGGCTGATGCCTCACGCGCGCGCGGATGACCAGGACCTGGCCCGCACGCTGCTCTCCGGCCTGGGCATCACCGACCTGCGCTTGGACGCGCCGCCTCCGCCGGACAACAGCTTCCGCCGCAAGCTCGCCTCCGCGGGGGCGTATGTCTCCGGCAAGCTGGGGGACGACGGCGCCACGAAGCGGCTGGAGCGCGTCCTGCGCTCGGAGAAGCAGCGCAAGCCCTGA
- a CDS encoding energy transducer TonB, producing the protein MFETFDSGPDVQSARRFALSTTASVAVFALMGIAAVTAAGKVTEVIKEKKGTDVVFRPPPPPPPPPVVEAKPPPPPPPPPKPKLAPRPAPPAAAKAPPPAAPSVAPAPIVVPKEVPLEKPPEAATETVAAAPIAVGGTGALVPGGVVGGVPGGDTLAGGGGRVAPINLPESGTPPEPLSSNLTPEYPSEARSKGLEGMVILKGVVGVDGRVSQLKVMRGDEPFASAAMAAAKTWRFKPAVVGGQPTAVFRIFKVPFRLKS; encoded by the coding sequence ATGTTCGAGACCTTCGACAGCGGCCCGGACGTCCAATCAGCGCGGCGGTTCGCGCTCTCCACTACGGCGTCCGTCGCCGTGTTCGCGCTGATGGGCATCGCCGCCGTCACCGCTGCCGGCAAGGTGACGGAAGTCATCAAGGAGAAGAAGGGCACGGACGTGGTGTTCCGTCCGCCGCCCCCTCCTCCGCCCCCCCCCGTGGTCGAGGCGAAGCCGCCGCCTCCGCCCCCTCCTCCTCCCAAGCCGAAGCTGGCGCCCAGGCCCGCGCCGCCCGCCGCCGCGAAGGCGCCGCCGCCGGCCGCGCCCTCCGTGGCGCCCGCGCCCATCGTCGTTCCCAAGGAAGTGCCGCTGGAGAAGCCGCCCGAGGCCGCGACGGAGACGGTGGCCGCCGCGCCCATCGCAGTGGGTGGCACCGGCGCGCTCGTTCCCGGCGGTGTGGTGGGCGGCGTCCCCGGCGGTGACACGCTCGCCGGGGGTGGCGGTCGCGTCGCGCCCATCAATCTCCCGGAGTCCGGCACGCCGCCGGAGCCCCTGTCCTCCAACCTCACGCCGGAATACCCCTCCGAGGCCCGCTCCAAGGGCCTGGAAGGCATGGTCATCCTCAAGGGCGTGGTGGGCGTGGATGGCCGCGTCAGCCAACTGAAGGTGATGCGCGGCGACGAGCCCTTCGCCAGCGCGGCCATGGCCGCCGCGAAGACGTGGCGCTTCAAGCCCGCGGTCGTCGGCGGTCAGCCCACCGCGGTGTTCCGCATCTTCAAGGTTCCGTTCCGTCTCAAGTCGTAA
- a CDS encoding non-proteolytic archaemetzincin-like protein — translation MPQKTLLLVSVGSPPASLLRDLQDPLAAQMGVAAVVSKTVLPTPAYAFNKDRGQYHCNAIMRRLTPMLEPGQFAVLGISDVDLFVPDSPFVFGEADRESKTAVMSLHRLAQGAASDMLRRRAQVEVVHQAGHLLGLSYCEDPRCVMFFAQTPQDCDRKQLSLCNLCRNELQKLNR, via the coding sequence ATGCCGCAGAAGACACTCCTTCTGGTCTCCGTGGGTAGCCCGCCAGCCTCTCTCTTGAGGGACTTGCAGGACCCGCTGGCGGCGCAAATGGGTGTCGCGGCCGTGGTGTCGAAGACGGTATTGCCGACGCCCGCCTACGCCTTCAACAAGGACCGTGGCCAGTACCACTGCAACGCCATCATGCGGCGGCTGACGCCCATGCTGGAGCCCGGCCAGTTCGCCGTGTTGGGCATCTCCGACGTGGACCTCTTCGTCCCGGACTCGCCTTTCGTCTTCGGGGAAGCGGACCGCGAATCGAAGACGGCGGTGATGAGCCTCCATCGCCTGGCCCAGGGCGCCGCCAGCGACATGTTGCGGCGCCGCGCGCAGGTGGAGGTGGTGCACCAGGCGGGACACCTGCTCGGGTTGTCCTACTGCGAGGACCCTCGGTGCGTGATGTTCTTCGCGCAGACGCCGCAGGACTGCGACCGCAAGCAACTGTCGCTCTGCAACCTCTGCCGCAACGAGCTCCAGAAGCTCAACCGCTGA
- a CDS encoding TolB family protein — protein sequence MMTMTGKRRFLGAVLAVGMLGGCEPLDDGGGGGIGDVLFTRGFAFVREDDRNVFVVDDNGDANSPQRLTSVGGAYWPSVSRDGRSVVFVQRSGGTTSLLTVPTSGGTPSTLFRANDSTCARGCSNFRTPTFSPDGRSVVFVFSPGNSSQTALARINTDGSGFQELTPNNVIAYGAPSFLPNGSAVLAGAGSGLNQLDQLAHVPLNGGTITYSSLSAGVQFVENRVAVSPNGSQVALDGRLSSGGTRIFVGQVSGSNVGALQRVTSGGAGEESWPSWTGASQLGFLISAGGSDTGIYRANLSTGSVSLAVPSAAEPSYGPI from the coding sequence GTGATGACGATGACGGGCAAGCGGAGGTTCCTCGGAGCGGTCTTGGCGGTGGGGATGTTGGGGGGCTGCGAGCCCCTGGACGACGGTGGCGGCGGCGGCATCGGGGACGTCCTCTTCACCCGTGGCTTCGCCTTCGTGCGCGAGGACGACCGCAACGTCTTCGTGGTGGACGACAACGGCGACGCCAACAGCCCGCAGCGGCTGACCAGCGTGGGCGGCGCCTACTGGCCTTCCGTGTCGCGCGACGGCCGCAGCGTGGTGTTCGTCCAGCGCAGCGGCGGCACCACCTCGCTGCTGACGGTGCCCACCTCGGGCGGCACGCCCTCCACGCTGTTCCGGGCGAATGATTCGACGTGCGCGCGCGGCTGCTCCAACTTCCGCACGCCCACCTTCAGTCCGGACGGACGCAGCGTCGTCTTCGTCTTCTCACCGGGCAACAGCTCCCAGACGGCGCTGGCGCGCATCAACACGGACGGCAGCGGCTTCCAGGAGCTCACGCCCAACAACGTCATCGCCTACGGCGCGCCGTCCTTCCTGCCCAACGGGAGCGCGGTGCTGGCGGGCGCGGGCAGCGGGTTGAACCAGCTCGACCAGCTTGCGCACGTGCCGCTCAACGGGGGCACCATCACCTACTCCTCCCTGAGCGCGGGCGTGCAGTTCGTGGAGAACCGCGTGGCGGTGTCTCCGAACGGCTCCCAGGTGGCGCTGGATGGGCGCCTGTCCTCCGGTGGCACGCGCATCTTCGTGGGGCAGGTGTCGGGCTCGAACGTGGGGGCGCTCCAGCGCGTCACCAGCGGGGGGGCGGGCGAGGAGTCGTGGCCGAGCTGGACGGGCGCCAGCCAGCTGGGCTTCCTCATCAGCGCTGGCGGGAGCGACACGGGCATCTACCGCGCGAACCTGAGCACGGGCTCGGTGTCGCTGGCGGTGCCCAGCGCCGCGGAACCGTCCTACGGGCCGATTTGA
- a CDS encoding (Fe-S)-binding protein: MSPIITGLLLALAIPIFVMTMSGRVGVLLAMKKENRLDNIPFRVAQLVRFGLGQKRLVDPEEFTPGLFHVLIYAAFMVLALRTIMLFAMGFSTTALDVLTDLGHPFWADQSALLFVYKLYLLAKDVVAALALLGVAYYIWVRWKVKPDRMTPSWEAYLILCFIGGLMVSEFLFGGSHMVAAHAAQAQVGAAQVPQSPAALVWWEPFTSLTGLAMMPLGATAAHVVGTAGFWVHLVIILAFLNFLPIGKHFHIITGLPTVFFQRTHSTGKLPTPDLEKEDFGTATVKDLTWKQGMDLYSCTECGRCQTHCPTYITGKPLTHKGVNQDLKHWIWDNEQWVEEGYGPNGIKEPLPEIIGSALSAETVWACTSCGWCEQACPVFIENVPRLIDMRRYQVQVKAEFPPEIQRVFEGIERQGNPWGLGQDRRDEWAEDLALPTWGDDGGPYEYLFFVGCAGSYDDKQKKVSRALVKILREAGVSFATLSKQEMCNGDSARRMGNEYLFQTMAKTNVETWNSMGVKAVITQCPHCFNTIKNEYPEFGGEYRVINHTQLINELLKEKRIKLSAVMNSKLTYHDPCYLGRHNGVYDAPREVLNSIPGLEVVEMQRSKREGFCCGAGGGRMWMEEHIGTRINHNRLNEAALTLKHAEDPNTPYPNAADKKKPGQVGDYKEKGGSGIVAVACPFCSTMLSDAVNDTGREENIKIKDITELVADALETKSGAVGTVAPSATVSAKPE, from the coding sequence ATGAGTCCCATCATCACCGGCCTGTTGCTAGCCCTCGCCATTCCCATCTTCGTCATGACCATGTCCGGTCGCGTGGGCGTCCTGCTCGCGATGAAGAAGGAGAACCGGCTCGACAACATCCCCTTCCGCGTGGCGCAGCTGGTGCGCTTCGGCCTTGGCCAGAAGCGACTGGTGGACCCGGAGGAGTTCACGCCGGGCCTGTTCCACGTCCTCATCTACGCGGCCTTCATGGTGCTGGCCCTGCGCACCATCATGCTCTTCGCCATGGGGTTTTCGACCACGGCGCTGGACGTGCTGACCGACCTGGGCCACCCGTTCTGGGCGGATCAATCCGCGCTGCTCTTCGTCTACAAGCTCTACCTGCTGGCCAAGGACGTGGTCGCCGCGCTGGCCCTGCTGGGCGTGGCCTACTACATCTGGGTCCGCTGGAAGGTGAAGCCGGACCGCATGACGCCGTCGTGGGAGGCGTACCTCATCCTGTGCTTCATCGGCGGGCTGATGGTCTCCGAGTTCCTGTTCGGCGGCAGCCACATGGTGGCCGCGCACGCCGCGCAGGCGCAGGTGGGCGCCGCTCAGGTGCCCCAGTCCCCCGCCGCGCTGGTGTGGTGGGAGCCGTTCACCAGCCTGACGGGCCTGGCGATGATGCCGCTGGGCGCCACCGCCGCGCACGTGGTGGGCACGGCCGGCTTCTGGGTTCACCTGGTCATCATCCTGGCGTTCCTGAACTTCCTGCCCATCGGCAAGCACTTCCACATCATCACTGGCCTGCCCACCGTCTTCTTCCAGCGCACCCACTCCACCGGCAAGCTGCCCACGCCGGACCTGGAGAAGGAGGACTTCGGCACCGCCACGGTGAAGGACCTGACGTGGAAGCAGGGCATGGACCTCTACTCCTGTACGGAGTGTGGCCGCTGCCAGACGCACTGTCCGACGTACATCACCGGCAAGCCGCTCACCCACAAGGGCGTCAACCAGGACCTGAAGCATTGGATCTGGGACAACGAGCAGTGGGTGGAGGAAGGCTACGGCCCCAATGGCATCAAGGAGCCGCTGCCCGAAATCATCGGCAGCGCGCTGTCGGCGGAGACGGTGTGGGCGTGCACGAGCTGCGGCTGGTGCGAGCAGGCCTGCCCGGTGTTCATCGAGAACGTGCCGCGCCTCATCGACATGCGCCGCTACCAGGTGCAGGTGAAGGCGGAGTTCCCCCCTGAAATCCAGCGCGTGTTCGAGGGCATCGAGCGCCAGGGCAACCCCTGGGGCCTGGGCCAGGACCGGCGCGACGAGTGGGCGGAGGACCTGGCGCTCCCCACGTGGGGTGACGACGGCGGCCCCTACGAGTACCTCTTCTTCGTGGGCTGCGCGGGCAGCTACGACGACAAGCAGAAGAAGGTCAGCCGCGCGCTGGTGAAGATTCTGCGCGAGGCGGGCGTGAGCTTCGCCACGCTGTCGAAGCAGGAGATGTGCAACGGCGACTCCGCGCGCCGCATGGGCAACGAGTACCTGTTCCAGACGATGGCGAAGACGAACGTCGAGACGTGGAACTCGATGGGCGTGAAGGCCGTCATCACCCAGTGCCCGCACTGCTTCAACACCATCAAGAACGAGTACCCGGAGTTCGGCGGCGAGTACCGCGTCATCAACCACACGCAGCTCATCAACGAGCTGCTGAAGGAGAAGCGCATCAAGCTCTCCGCGGTGATGAACAGCAAGCTCACCTACCACGACCCCTGCTACCTGGGCCGCCACAACGGCGTCTACGACGCCCCCCGCGAGGTGCTCAACAGCATCCCCGGGCTCGAGGTGGTGGAGATGCAGCGCAGCAAGCGCGAGGGCTTCTGCTGCGGCGCCGGCGGCGGCCGCATGTGGATGGAGGAGCACATTGGCACGCGCATCAACCACAACCGGTTGAACGAGGCCGCGCTCACGCTGAAGCACGCCGAGGACCCAAACACGCCCTACCCCAACGCCGCGGACAAGAAGAAGCCGGGCCAGGTGGGCGACTACAAGGAGAAGGGCGGCAGCGGCATCGTCGCGGTGGCGTGCCCGTTCTGCTCGACGATGCTCTCCGACGCGGTGAACGACACCGGCCGTGAGGAGAACATCAAGATCAAGGACATCACCGAGCTGGTCGCCGACGCGCTGGAGACCAAGAGCGGCGCGGTGGGCACCGTGGCCCCCAGCGCCACGGTGAGCGCCAAGCCGGAGTAG
- a CDS encoding MotA/TolQ/ExbB proton channel family protein, with amino-acid sequence MNFNLRDIYNHMGVFALGIAWTLILFAVASLAVFFERLFVFFRSRSISKQFASRAGPLLTQHQHEALVKEAEATKGSHLAMLLGGGMKHFLAKSRVPAGKLGPVELTRRELVRINERVSADVRRGMSVLATVGSVAPFVGLLGTVVGIIEAFSGIAKEGSGGLGAVSAGIAEALVVTALGLLVAIPAVLMFNFLSTRADSLQLSLDAARSEFMDYLEDLGPQKPVATNGAAVATGPELAARKESRDVHPA; translated from the coding sequence ATGAATTTCAATCTCAGGGACATCTACAACCACATGGGTGTGTTCGCGCTGGGCATCGCGTGGACCCTCATCCTCTTCGCCGTCGCGTCCCTCGCGGTGTTCTTCGAACGCCTCTTCGTCTTCTTCCGCTCGCGCTCCATCTCCAAGCAATTCGCGTCCCGCGCCGGTCCGCTCCTCACCCAGCACCAGCACGAGGCGCTGGTGAAGGAGGCGGAGGCCACCAAGGGCAGCCACCTGGCCATGCTGCTGGGCGGTGGCATGAAGCACTTCCTCGCGAAGTCCCGCGTGCCGGCCGGCAAGCTGGGTCCGGTGGAGCTCACGCGCCGTGAGCTGGTCCGCATCAACGAGCGCGTCAGCGCCGACGTGCGCCGTGGCATGTCCGTGCTCGCCACCGTCGGCTCGGTGGCGCCCTTCGTCGGTCTGCTCGGCACGGTGGTGGGCATCATCGAGGCCTTCTCCGGCATCGCCAAGGAGGGCTCCGGCGGCCTGGGCGCGGTGTCCGCCGGTATCGCCGAGGCGCTCGTCGTCACGGCGCTGGGTCTGCTCGTCGCCATCCCCGCGGTGCTGATGTTCAACTTCCTCTCCACCCGCGCGGATTCGCTCCAGCTCTCCCTGGACGCCGCGCGGAGCGAGTTCATGGACTACCTGGAGGACCTGGGGCCGCAAAAGCCCGTGGCCACCAACGGCGCCGCGGTGGCCACGGGCCCGGAGCTGGCTGCTCGCAAGGAGTCCCGCGATGTCCACCCCGCGTAG
- a CDS encoding dihydrolipoyl dehydrogenase family protein, whose product MAEAFDVVVIGAGPAGEVAGARAAEAGLSVALVEHELLGGECSYWACIPSKALLRPSEARWLAEHAAGVREKLQEGIDARAVLARRDSMVNNYQDDSQVKWAEGAKLKVVRGTGKLTGPRKVRVENKDGTVRELEARKAVVLATGSHPRVPDIPGLKDAQPWDNRQGTGARQVPKRLVVLGGGAVGVELAQAWRSLGAEVTLVQRGKRLLSRAEPFASEQVAQALRAAGARVLLGMNATRVQRPGGKGEVTVTLSNGEQVVADEILVAMGRVPRTEGIGLETVGLEGGKPVEVDDQLRAKGVDGGWLYACGDTNGRNLLTHMGKYQARMVGDVIAGKQARAWADAKATPQVVFTHPQVASVGLTEAKAREAGLPVRTVEQQLQDVSGTSLVGKGLTGTVKWVVDEKRRVLVGATFTGPEVGEMLHAATIAVAGEVPLDTLWHAVPSFPTMSEVWLKLLEAYGL is encoded by the coding sequence ATGGCGGAAGCGTTCGACGTGGTGGTGATTGGGGCAGGCCCCGCGGGTGAGGTCGCCGGTGCGCGCGCCGCGGAGGCCGGGCTGTCAGTGGCATTGGTGGAGCATGAGCTGCTCGGCGGCGAGTGCTCGTACTGGGCCTGCATCCCCAGCAAGGCCTTGCTGCGCCCGAGCGAAGCGCGGTGGCTGGCGGAGCATGCCGCCGGCGTGCGCGAGAAGCTCCAGGAGGGCATCGACGCGCGCGCGGTGCTGGCCCGCCGGGATTCGATGGTCAACAACTACCAGGACGACTCCCAGGTGAAGTGGGCCGAGGGCGCGAAGCTGAAGGTGGTGCGGGGCACCGGCAAGCTCACGGGCCCGCGCAAGGTGCGCGTGGAGAACAAGGACGGCACCGTGCGGGAGCTGGAGGCCCGAAAAGCCGTGGTGCTGGCCACCGGCAGCCATCCGCGCGTCCCGGACATCCCGGGGCTGAAGGACGCCCAGCCCTGGGACAACCGCCAAGGCACCGGCGCCAGGCAGGTGCCCAAGCGGCTGGTGGTGCTGGGCGGCGGCGCGGTCGGGGTGGAGCTGGCCCAGGCGTGGCGCTCGCTGGGCGCCGAGGTGACGCTGGTGCAGCGCGGAAAGAGGTTGCTGTCCCGCGCGGAGCCCTTCGCCAGCGAGCAGGTGGCCCAGGCGCTGCGAGCTGCCGGCGCGCGCGTCCTGCTGGGAATGAACGCGACGCGCGTCCAGCGGCCCGGCGGCAAGGGCGAGGTGACGGTGACGCTGTCCAATGGCGAGCAGGTCGTCGCGGACGAAATCCTGGTGGCCATGGGCCGCGTGCCCCGCACGGAAGGAATCGGGCTGGAGACGGTGGGGCTCGAGGGCGGCAAGCCCGTGGAGGTGGATGACCAGCTCCGCGCGAAGGGCGTGGACGGCGGCTGGCTCTACGCGTGCGGCGACACCAATGGCCGCAACCTCCTCACCCATATGGGCAAGTACCAGGCCCGCATGGTGGGCGACGTCATCGCGGGCAAGCAGGCAAGAGCGTGGGCGGACGCGAAGGCCACCCCACAAGTCGTCTTCACCCACCCGCAGGTGGCCAGCGTGGGCCTCACCGAGGCCAAGGCGCGCGAGGCCGGGCTGCCGGTGCGCACGGTGGAGCAGCAGCTCCAGGACGTGTCCGGCACGTCGCTGGTGGGCAAGGGCCTCACTGGCACCGTGAAGTGGGTGGTGGACGAGAAGCGCCGGGTGCTCGTGGGCGCCACGTTCACCGGGCCGGAGGTGGGAGAGATGCTCCATGCGGCCACCATCGCCGTGGCGGGGGAGGTGCCGCTCGACACGTTGTGGCACGCGGTGCCGTCGTTCCCCACCATGAGCGAGGTGTGGTTGAAGCTGTTGGAGGCGTACGGCCTCTAG
- a CDS encoding DUF6484 domain-containing protein, with amino-acid sequence MSESPDSRSLASGAQSQEPILGSRAGHLVGVDASGAVLVDFPGNTSGPVAARLAVVVEPKALQAAVAQRQKAVLLFENGDARLPFVMGLIQEPSTTPLLDALLESPSPEAALRPTEAHVDGKRVVIEGQDEVVLKCGEASITLRRNGKVIVKGTYLESRASGTHRIKGGTVEIN; translated from the coding sequence ATGAGCGAGTCACCCGACAGCAGGTCCCTTGCCTCTGGCGCGCAATCCCAGGAGCCCATCCTGGGGAGCCGGGCCGGCCATCTGGTGGGCGTCGATGCCAGTGGCGCGGTGCTCGTGGATTTTCCGGGGAACACCTCGGGCCCGGTGGCCGCGCGGCTCGCCGTCGTCGTGGAGCCGAAGGCGCTTCAGGCCGCCGTCGCCCAGCGGCAGAAGGCGGTGCTCCTCTTCGAGAACGGAGACGCCCGGCTGCCCTTCGTCATGGGGCTCATCCAGGAGCCCAGCACGACGCCGCTGTTGGACGCGTTGCTGGAGTCCCCCTCCCCAGAAGCCGCGCTGCGCCCGACAGAGGCCCATGTCGACGGCAAGCGCGTCGTCATCGAGGGCCAGGACGAAGTCGTCCTCAAGTGCGGTGAGGCGAGCATCACCTTGCGCCGCAACGGCAAGGTCATCGTGAAAGGCACCTACCTGGAGTCGCGCGCCTCCGGCACCCACCGTATCAAGGGCGGCACGGTCGAAATCAACTGA